From a single Nicotiana tomentosiformis chromosome 2, ASM39032v3, whole genome shotgun sequence genomic region:
- the LOC104118743 gene encoding uncharacterized protein translates to MHKQNNRSDDALRLRVFKYSLVREARKWIQNLPPHSIHSWPELVRAFLAIWFPQSKKSKLRDKIFFFKQLPGEHLHGAWDRFKLYLVRSPNHGFPDKILLEKFYMGLDPLHQSIAKNSVDGSFMDKTFTRITQILDKMAEHNQAWHSKDTTGGIAYGTPTLTNMIKENQERDQVIVSLSTNINVLTKMFAENKTKKVNALEDVQPWSIEDCEEANYVHNSQGGYRQQNQWRPNPQGQGHQQWRNDQGGSSQGNWSNNNNNYANRSSNPYVPPKGQYSNFSHYKEGSSSESKLESMLTRILQNQERGDTTMKNLSERVGSHTASIQKLEMQMRDMSREHNPKPKGTLPSDTIANPKGNRSGPTTHCMAITMRSGKILQGENEQIVGVDDLEQEVEAQVKVPIVIEVEKLLKGVKFQEENHEKVKMKEAPKALAQIPRPSPPFHQRLARSVDDSKFEKFYDILKKLSVNIPFVEAFQEMSGFAKYLKDLITNKRTTKNEVVNVTHRVSSIIATTTVEKKEDSGAFTNPCTIGL, encoded by the coding sequence ATGCACAAACAGAACAACAGGTCAGATGATGCCCTAAGACTGAGGGTATTCAAGTACTCACTAGTTCGAGAGGCAAGGAAATGGATCCAAAATCTACCACCTCACTCCATTCACTCTTGGCCTGAACTAGTTCGTGCTTTCCTAGCCATATGGTTCCCACAAAGCAAGAAATCCAAGCTCAGGGataaaattttctttttcaaGCAATTACCGGGAGAACACCTACATGGGGCATGGGATCGGTTCAAGTTATACCTAGTGAGGTCGCCTAATCATGGTTTTCCGGACAAAATCTTGTTAGAAAAGTTTTACATGGGTTTGGATCCGTTGCACCAATCCATAGCAAAGAATTCTGTGGATGGATCTTTTATGGATAAAACATTCACAAGGATCACACAAATTCTCGACAAGATGGCAGAACACAATCAAGCTTGGCACTCGAAAGATACCACGGGTGGAATTGCATACGGTACTCCCACTTTGACCAACATGATTAAGGAGAATCAAGAGAGAGATCAAGTAATTGTCAGTCTTTCCACAAACATTAATGTGTTAACCAAGATGTTCGCTGAAAACAAAACTAAAAAGGTAAATGCTTTGGAAGATGTGCAACCCTGGTCAATCGAAGATTGCGAGGAGGCGAACTATGTCCATAATTCTCAAGGTGGTTATCGCCAACAAAATCAATGGAGGCCTAACCCGCAAGGGCAAGGCCATCAACAGTGGCGCAATGATCAAGGTGGATCAAGTCAAGGTAATTggagcaataacaacaacaactatgcAAACCGGAGTTCAAACCCCTATGTTCCACCAAAGGGGCAATACTCTAACTTCTCGCATTATAAGGAAGGTTCTTCAAGTGAGTCCAAGTTGGAGAGCATGCTTACAAGAATATTACAAAATCAAGAAAGAGGCGACACTACAATGAAAAACCTGTCCGAACGTGTGGGGTCACACACCGCATCCATACAAAAGCTAGAAATGCAAATGAGAGATATGTCAAGAGAGCATAATCCAAAGCCAAAAGGCACACTCCCAAGTGACACAATTGCAAACCCTAAAGGAAATAGGAGTGGTCCAACTACTCATTGCATGGCAATCACCATGCGAAGCGGGAAGATACTTCAAGGAGAAAACGAACAAATTGTTGGAGTAGATGATCTTGAGCAAGAGGTTGAAGCACAAGTTAAAGTTCCGATTGTTATTGAAGTTGAAAAGCTCCTAAAAGGAGTCAAATTCCAAGAAGAAAATCATGAAAAGGTAAAGATGAAAGAGGCACCAAAAGCTCTAGCACAGATTCCTAGACCTTCCCCTCCGTTCCATCAAAGACTTGCTAGGAGTGTTGACGATAGCAAATTCGAGAAATTTTATGACATTCTCAAGAAATTATCGGTGAACATACCATTTGTGGAAGCCTTTCAAGAGATGTCGGGTTTTGCTAAATACTTAAAGGACTTGATAACCAATAAAAGAACCACCAAGAATGAAGTAGTGAATGTTACTCACCGGGTTAGCTCCATTATTGCAACAACCACCGTTGAAAAGAAAGAAGACTCGGGTGCATTCACCAATCCATGCACTATTGGCTTGTGA